A portion of the Dethiobacter alkaliphilus AHT 1 genome contains these proteins:
- a CDS encoding cobalt-precorrin 5A hydrolase → MNGAVIAVTPGGQKLARRVAKTTGFSIYLPEDLRSPGDGAISYTTLRQAVTDCFRQKEALVLIMACGIAVRILAPLIESKQTDPAVVVMDEAGSFAISLLSGHWGGANELAHSLGELLGATPVITTATDVNGLQAVDTLAREMGVQPEPFSLIKQFNAAMLKGEAVAVFSDYPGLRRISCAGLFFYPFSQFAQMAPQYKYRALLTNAAKVLGSHDGDLYLRPPNLCIGIGCRRGVPTERILQAIYDVLDKHNLARGSIARLCSIDAKKDELGLLGAAKQLGVPVDFYSKEEITALKVPYHVSSFVHQNMGVGAVCEPTAMLAAGNGRLLVTKQKMEGITVAVAEEEYPWSGWDQGEKKH, encoded by the coding sequence ATGAACGGTGCGGTAATTGCGGTGACGCCGGGAGGCCAAAAACTGGCCCGGCGGGTGGCCAAAACCACTGGATTTAGCATTTATCTTCCCGAAGATTTACGCAGTCCCGGCGACGGCGCCATCTCCTATACCACGCTTAGGCAGGCCGTTACCGATTGTTTCCGGCAAAAAGAAGCGCTGGTATTGATAATGGCCTGCGGGATTGCGGTGCGCATCCTGGCGCCGCTCATTGAGAGCAAGCAGACCGACCCGGCGGTGGTGGTGATGGACGAGGCGGGCAGCTTTGCCATTTCCCTGCTTTCCGGGCACTGGGGCGGTGCCAATGAACTGGCACACTCTTTGGGAGAACTGCTGGGAGCAACGCCGGTGATTACCACCGCCACCGATGTAAACGGCCTGCAGGCGGTGGATACCCTGGCCCGGGAAATGGGGGTGCAGCCGGAGCCCTTTTCGCTGATTAAGCAGTTTAATGCCGCCATGTTAAAGGGTGAGGCGGTGGCGGTGTTCTCCGACTATCCCGGTTTGCGACGCATCTCCTGTGCCGGACTGTTTTTCTATCCCTTTTCCCAGTTTGCACAGATGGCTCCCCAATACAAATACCGGGCCCTGTTAACCAATGCAGCCAAAGTGTTGGGCAGCCATGACGGTGATTTGTATCTGCGCCCGCCCAATTTATGTATCGGGATCGGTTGCCGGCGCGGCGTGCCCACAGAGCGGATTTTGCAGGCCATTTATGATGTGCTGGACAAACACAATCTGGCCCGGGGCAGTATTGCCCGTCTGTGCAGCATTGACGCCAAAAAGGATGAACTGGGGCTTTTGGGCGCGGCTAAACAGTTGGGAGTACCGGTAGACTTTTACAGTAAAGAAGAAATCACGGCGCTTAAAGTGCCTTATCATGTATCATCGTTTGTACATCAGAACATGGGGGTGGGAGCGGTATGCGAACCGACAGCAATGCTGGCGGCGGGCAACGGCCGGCTGCTGGTAACGAAACAGAAAATGGAAGGGATTACGGTGGCGGTGGCAGAGGAAGAGTATCCGTGGTCGGGCTGGGACCAGGGGGAGAAGAAACACTGA
- the cobI gene encoding precorrin-2 C(20)-methyltransferase — MGMGTLYGIGVGPGDSGLLTVKGREILGRSQVICVPKSKTERESVALSVVKPYLAEDAVVEELLFPMSRDEAVLEAHWQEAAQAVAKLLEQYDSVAFLTIGDPLLYSTFGYLLKFLQQVAPQAPVEVVPGISSFNAAASLLRIPLVEQNERLAVVPLPVTEQEFLGLSQYVDTVVFLKVSAGFDELLDLLEASEFADEVYLVSRCGTGDEFWTNDPFAMRGQKIDYLSLLIAKRRKG, encoded by the coding sequence ATGGGTATGGGAACATTGTATGGTATTGGAGTGGGCCCCGGGGACAGCGGCCTTTTGACGGTGAAGGGCCGGGAAATCCTGGGCCGCTCACAGGTGATTTGTGTGCCCAAGTCCAAAACGGAGCGGGAAAGCGTGGCCCTTTCGGTGGTTAAACCTTACCTGGCAGAAGATGCGGTGGTAGAAGAGCTGCTATTTCCCATGTCCCGGGACGAAGCGGTGCTGGAGGCCCATTGGCAGGAGGCGGCCCAAGCGGTGGCTAAGCTGTTGGAACAGTATGACAGCGTTGCATTTTTAACCATTGGCGACCCGCTGCTTTATAGTACTTTTGGCTATCTGCTTAAATTTCTGCAGCAGGTGGCACCGCAGGCACCGGTGGAAGTGGTGCCGGGCATTTCTTCTTTTAATGCCGCCGCCTCACTTTTGCGGATTCCGTTGGTGGAGCAGAATGAACGGCTGGCGGTGGTGCCGCTGCCGGTGACAGAGCAAGAGTTTCTGGGGCTTAGCCAATATGTGGATACGGTGGTATTTCTAAAAGTGTCCGCCGGCTTTGATGAGCTGCTGGACTTGTTGGAAGCAAGTGAGTTTGCCGACGAGGTTTATCTGGTGAGCCGCTGTGGGACGGGGGATGAATTCTGGACCAACGACCCCTTTGCAATGCGCGGCCAAAAAATAGATTACCTGTCGCTTTTGATTGCCAAAAGGAGGAAGGGTTAA
- the cbiT gene encoding precorrin-6Y C5,15-methyltransferase (decarboxylating) subunit CbiT, which produces MNKFWPYTVPGISDREFTRAKVPMTKEEIRALALCRARLAPEQTVWDVGAGTGSLTVEAALFTPGGRVYAVEKNADGVELIHKNCAKFGVEHVEVISGTAPAALAGLPRPHRVFVGGSGGNLEEILDVCGQKLVDGGIVVLALISPRNLACALQRLAAAPFVELEGIHVQASRLEKLGQEHFFRATNGVWLLSAKKEAQ; this is translated from the coding sequence ATGAATAAATTTTGGCCTTATACGGTGCCCGGCATAAGCGATAGGGAATTTACCCGGGCCAAAGTTCCCATGACAAAAGAGGAAATCCGGGCACTGGCCCTTTGTCGTGCCCGGCTGGCTCCGGAGCAAACGGTGTGGGATGTGGGGGCCGGTACCGGCTCGCTTACGGTGGAAGCGGCCCTTTTTACTCCGGGAGGCCGGGTATATGCGGTGGAAAAGAATGCAGACGGCGTGGAGTTGATACATAAAAACTGTGCAAAGTTCGGTGTGGAGCATGTAGAGGTAATTTCAGGCACCGCACCTGCGGCCCTGGCCGGTTTGCCCCGTCCGCACCGGGTATTTGTGGGCGGCAGCGGTGGAAACTTAGAAGAGATTCTTGATGTGTGCGGCCAAAAGTTGGTTGACGGCGGGATTGTGGTCCTGGCCCTGATTTCACCGCGCAACCTGGCTTGCGCACTGCAAAGGCTGGCGGCGGCACCGTTTGTGGAACTGGAGGGAATTCATGTTCAGGCTTCCCGGCTGGAGAAGCTGGGCCAGGAGCATTTTTTCCGGGCCACAAACGGAGTATGGCTTTTAAGCGCAAAAAAGGAGGCCCAATAA
- a CDS encoding cobyric acid synthase — translation MQRKAKAKTIMIQGSASHVGKSALATALCRIFAQDGYRVAPFKSWNMALNSYVTCDGGEIGRAQGEQAEAAGIEATVDMNPILVKPKGQGQAQIIVRGRPHGDVSYAARSQEDYIRFSLQVIARSLDTLRDEYDIIVLEGAGSPAEINLADQDVANMKAAKLAEAPVLLVNDIDRGGALAAAVGTMLLLPQEDQQRIAGFIFNKFRGDKAVLEPGLKVVEERTGRPVLGVVPHIQTNLAEEDGVALERSAYCGESQGKLQICVVRLPHISNFTDFDALAAEEDVELIYVDEPEKLSGADAVILPGTKNSMRDLQFLRQHGLDSAILAACEQKIPVVGICGGYQMLGEKLWDPHGGESGSGAAEATGLGLLAVTTRFYPEKKVVRAEGESRLSFALGEKVSGYEIHMGQSEREPGCSAAFTLSGEGGNDGAVSACGRIWGTYLHGVFDRPGFRRAWLNRLRQSRGWQELGTEALDHRESSFDKLAAEVRRALDMDAIYQLLELPGKKKEDLS, via the coding sequence ATGCAAAGGAAAGCCAAAGCAAAAACCATTATGATTCAGGGCAGCGCATCTCATGTGGGCAAAAGCGCTCTGGCCACCGCCTTGTGCCGTATTTTTGCCCAGGACGGTTACCGTGTGGCCCCTTTTAAAAGCTGGAATATGGCCTTAAACTCCTATGTAACCTGCGACGGCGGGGAAATTGGCCGAGCCCAAGGGGAACAGGCGGAAGCGGCGGGGATTGAAGCCACCGTGGATATGAACCCTATTCTGGTCAAGCCCAAGGGGCAGGGCCAGGCCCAAATCATTGTGCGGGGCAGGCCCCATGGCGATGTGAGCTATGCGGCGCGCTCCCAGGAAGATTACATACGTTTTAGCCTGCAGGTGATAGCCAGGTCACTGGACACACTGCGGGATGAATATGACATTATCGTCTTGGAAGGCGCCGGCAGTCCGGCGGAGATTAATCTGGCCGACCAGGATGTGGCCAATATGAAAGCAGCAAAACTGGCGGAAGCTCCGGTGCTGTTGGTTAACGATATCGACCGGGGTGGCGCTCTGGCGGCAGCGGTGGGTACCATGCTCCTTTTGCCGCAGGAAGATCAGCAGCGCATTGCCGGTTTTATTTTTAATAAATTTCGCGGCGACAAGGCGGTGCTGGAGCCGGGGCTGAAAGTGGTGGAGGAGCGTACCGGGCGCCCGGTGCTGGGAGTGGTGCCCCATATCCAAACCAATCTGGCCGAAGAAGACGGCGTGGCCCTGGAGCGGAGTGCCTATTGCGGCGAAAGCCAGGGTAAGCTGCAAATCTGTGTGGTGCGCCTGCCCCATATCAGTAACTTCACAGACTTTGACGCCCTGGCGGCAGAAGAGGATGTGGAACTTATCTATGTGGATGAACCGGAAAAGCTCTCCGGCGCCGATGCCGTCATTTTACCGGGCACAAAAAACAGTATGCGGGATCTGCAGTTTCTTCGCCAACACGGCCTGGACAGCGCCATTTTGGCCGCCTGTGAGCAAAAAATTCCCGTGGTGGGTATTTGCGGCGGCTACCAAATGCTGGGGGAGAAATTATGGGACCCCCACGGCGGCGAATCGGGCAGCGGCGCCGCAGAAGCAACGGGGCTGGGGCTGTTGGCGGTAACTACCCGCTTTTATCCGGAGAAAAAAGTGGTGCGGGCAGAGGGAGAATCCCGGCTGTCATTTGCTTTAGGAGAAAAGGTGTCCGGATACGAAATCCATATGGGGCAATCTGAGCGTGAGCCCGGCTGCTCTGCAGCTTTTACTTTGAGTGGAGAGGGCGGCAATGACGGTGCGGTATCGGCTTGCGGCCGCATCTGGGGTACTTACCTGCATGGAGTTTTTGACCGGCCCGGTTTCCGCCGGGCCTGGCTAAACCGGCTGCGGCAGAGCCGCGGTTGGCAGGAGCTGGGCACCGAAGCTTTGGACCACCGGGAAAGCTCATTTGATAAGCTGGCGGCAGAGGTGCGCCGCGCTTTGGATATGGACGCAATTTATCAGCTGCTGGAGTTACCCGGCAAAAAAAAGGAGGATCTGTCATGA
- a CDS encoding 4Fe-4S binding protein, with the protein MKTYAINQQLCDRSPGCKVKKECPSNAIVQMDGDYYIDMLACRRCGLCVKTCPHGAVGESAS; encoded by the coding sequence ATGAAGACTTATGCTATTAATCAACAACTCTGCGATCGTTCTCCAGGCTGCAAGGTTAAAAAAGAGTGCCCCAGCAACGCCATTGTGCAAATGGACGGCGACTATTATATCGATATGCTCGCCTGTCGGCGCTGCGGCTTGTGTGTAAAGACGTGCCCGCATGGCGCGGTGGGAGAAAGCGCTTCTTAA
- a CDS encoding precorrin-6A/cobalt-precorrin-6A reductase → MILLMGGTQDAREVVKALNLAFPRTMIVATAVSDYGADLLRKQGGCVVLQGAMDAAALTQLYPGKGSTGIGGCHPPLCRGSLKRSAAGCQRGGHSIPAL, encoded by the coding sequence ATGATTTTGCTGATGGGGGGAACCCAGGACGCCCGGGAAGTGGTGAAGGCACTTAATCTGGCCTTTCCCCGGACAATGATTGTGGCCACCGCCGTCAGTGATTACGGAGCCGACTTACTTAGGAAGCAGGGCGGCTGCGTGGTACTGCAGGGCGCCATGGACGCCGCCGCTTTAACCCAGCTTTATCCGGGAAAAGGAAGTACGGGTATTGGTGGATGCCACCCACCCTTATGCCGAGGGAGCCTCAAAAGAAGCGCAGCAGGCTGCCAAAGAGGCGGACATAGCATACCTGCGCTATGA
- the cbiE gene encoding precorrin-6y C5,15-methyltransferase (decarboxylating) subunit CbiE, which yields MNRIMVLGIGPGGEDYILPVIRKKAAEADVLVGGRRAVDPFAHLGKELIPVTADLQGLALKLGELAKTKKVAVLVSGDPGFHSLLAYLRRHFSATELEVLPGVSSVQVAFARLGVPWQGAMLLSAHGREGNDLLPSLMVAGKKAILTDGKWTPGRLAKLVLENGGEDAPVALCRRLTTPAEEVVITRLSRLDGSEEGDCVMVILDE from the coding sequence ATGAACAGGATTATGGTACTTGGAATCGGACCGGGAGGAGAGGATTATATTCTGCCGGTGATACGAAAAAAAGCGGCGGAGGCCGACGTTTTGGTGGGAGGCCGCCGGGCGGTGGATCCCTTTGCCCACCTGGGCAAAGAATTGATACCGGTGACCGCCGATCTGCAAGGACTGGCACTTAAACTTGGAGAACTGGCCAAAACTAAAAAAGTGGCGGTTCTGGTTTCCGGAGACCCGGGTTTTCACAGTTTACTGGCTTACCTGCGGCGCCATTTTTCCGCCACTGAACTGGAAGTACTGCCCGGGGTTTCTTCAGTGCAGGTGGCTTTTGCCCGCCTGGGCGTGCCCTGGCAGGGCGCCATGCTCTTGTCGGCCCATGGTCGGGAAGGCAACGATTTGCTGCCGTCTCTTATGGTGGCGGGAAAGAAGGCTATCTTAACCGACGGCAAATGGACACCCGGCCGGCTGGCAAAGTTAGTGCTGGAAAACGGCGGAGAGGATGCGCCGGTGGCGCTGTGCAGGCGGCTTACCACCCCCGCTGAAGAGGTGGTTATAACGCGCCTCTCCCGTCTTGACGGCAGTGAGGAAGGGGATTGCGTGATGGTGATTCTGGATGAATAA
- the cobM gene encoding precorrin-4 C(11)-methyltransferase: MTVYFVGAGPGDAELITVKGARLLGEADLILYAGSLVNKDILVHAGKKTRIEDSAGLNLDEQVKMMAEALQEGKKVVRLHTGDPALYGAIQEQMDALQKQGIESIMVPGVSSYAAAAAAVGRELTLPEVSQTVIITRLAGRTPVPQKENLASLAAHRASMCIFLSVGMMDKVVTELQEEYPAETPVAVVEKASWPGERAIRGTLADIAQKVQEAGITKTAMILVGEFLGKEDYVPSRLYAAEFSHEYRKAQD, encoded by the coding sequence ATGACTGTTTATTTTGTGGGCGCGGGGCCCGGGGATGCGGAGCTCATCACCGTAAAGGGAGCCCGCCTCCTGGGTGAGGCGGATTTAATTCTCTATGCCGGGTCGCTGGTGAACAAAGATATTCTGGTGCATGCCGGCAAAAAGACCCGGATTGAAGACAGTGCCGGCTTAAATCTGGATGAGCAGGTAAAAATGATGGCCGAGGCACTGCAGGAAGGGAAAAAGGTGGTGCGACTGCACACCGGCGATCCGGCACTCTACGGTGCTATCCAGGAGCAGATGGATGCCCTGCAAAAGCAGGGGATAGAAAGCATCATGGTACCCGGGGTATCCTCCTATGCCGCGGCGGCCGCGGCGGTGGGTCGGGAGCTCACATTACCTGAGGTTTCCCAGACGGTGATCATCACCCGTCTGGCGGGGCGCACTCCTGTGCCACAGAAGGAAAATCTGGCTTCGCTGGCAGCACACCGCGCGTCCATGTGTATTTTCCTCAGTGTAGGCATGATGGATAAAGTGGTTACAGAACTCCAGGAAGAATATCCGGCAGAAACTCCGGTGGCGGTGGTGGAGAAAGCCTCCTGGCCCGGAGAGCGGGCAATCCGGGGCACACTGGCAGACATTGCCCAAAAGGTACAGGAAGCGGGGATCACCAAGACCGCCATGATTCTGGTGGGCGAGTTTCTGGGTAAAGAGGATTATGTGCCGTCCCGCCTGTATGCCGCGGAGTTTAGTCACGAATACCGGAAGGCACAGGACTAA
- the cbiD gene encoding cobalt-precorrin-5B (C(1))-methyltransferase CbiD produces the protein MLPTFKQADGKVLRAGYTTGTCAAAAAAAAVRLLYSDNDLTEVEVSTPAGITLVLPLAQAERQEGWACAAVKKDAGDDPDVTHNVLVVAKVKELPVGEVEICGGEGVGRVTKPGLALPVGEAAINPGPRAQILAAVKSVLPQDKGVSITIEVPGGKELAQRTLNPQLGIVGGISILGTTGIVEPMSSDAFRRSLSPQIDVALAAGCRRLVLTPGKMGKKNALKSLPVAEDAVVVTSNFIGYMLRACAAKNVEEVLLYGHIGKLVKVAAGIAETHSAVADARRETLVAHAALLKLPHGVLTDLMQHNTAEESAAYLLEHRYVNVLQAVAEAAARRAEIMVKEKLRVGCIMLNLAGDELARDSLAARWLEG, from the coding sequence ATGCTGCCCACATTCAAACAGGCTGACGGAAAAGTACTGCGCGCCGGTTATACCACGGGAACGTGTGCGGCGGCTGCAGCAGCAGCTGCAGTGCGGCTTTTATACAGCGATAATGATTTAACTGAAGTGGAAGTGTCCACCCCGGCAGGGATAACTCTGGTGCTGCCTTTGGCACAGGCTGAGCGGCAAGAGGGCTGGGCCTGTGCCGCAGTAAAAAAAGATGCGGGCGATGATCCCGATGTAACCCATAACGTGCTGGTGGTGGCCAAGGTAAAAGAGCTGCCGGTGGGGGAAGTGGAAATCTGCGGCGGTGAGGGAGTGGGACGGGTAACCAAGCCCGGCCTGGCCCTGCCGGTGGGGGAGGCGGCCATCAATCCCGGACCGCGGGCCCAGATTCTGGCCGCTGTTAAGAGTGTTTTGCCGCAGGATAAAGGTGTATCTATTACCATTGAAGTTCCCGGTGGAAAAGAGCTGGCTCAAAGGACCTTAAATCCCCAGCTGGGTATTGTGGGGGGAATCTCCATTCTGGGCACCACCGGCATAGTGGAGCCCATGTCTTCCGATGCCTTTAGAAGGTCGCTTTCACCACAGATTGATGTGGCACTGGCGGCAGGCTGCCGGCGCCTGGTACTTACTCCGGGGAAGATGGGCAAAAAAAATGCGCTAAAGAGTCTGCCGGTGGCAGAAGATGCGGTGGTGGTGACCAGTAACTTCATCGGCTACATGCTGAGAGCCTGTGCGGCCAAAAATGTGGAGGAAGTGCTGTTGTACGGCCATATCGGCAAGCTGGTGAAGGTGGCGGCGGGAATTGCCGAAACCCACAGTGCGGTGGCCGATGCCCGCCGGGAGACGCTGGTGGCTCATGCGGCGCTTTTAAAACTGCCCCATGGAGTGCTAACGGATTTGATGCAGCACAATACCGCCGAGGAGTCGGCGGCCTATCTTCTGGAACACCGCTATGTTAACGTGCTGCAGGCGGTGGCGGAGGCTGCGGCCCGCCGGGCGGAAATCATGGTGAAAGAAAAACTGCGTGTGGGCTGTATTATGCTGAACCTGGCCGGAGATGAACTGGCCCGGGACAGCTTGGCCGCCAGGTGGCTGGAGGGATAA
- the cobJ gene encoding precorrin-3B C(17)-methyltransferase yields the protein MVGLGPGGEETLTPQARDAISGADVVIGYSTYIKLAKPYLTNQTVLSSGMKKETDRARVAVEEALAGKRVAVISSGDPGVYGMASPILEIAPPELEVDVIPGVTAATATAAVLGAPLTHDFAVISLSDLLTPWETILRRLDAAAAADFVIVLYNPRSHGRDQHLEVARNVVLKHRAKETPLGLVKDCCRAGEAKQVTTLGDMNIEDVDMTTTVIIGNSQTKVLNGRMITPRGYVI from the coding sequence GTGGTCGGGCTGGGACCAGGGGGAGAAGAAACACTGACACCGCAGGCCCGGGATGCCATAAGCGGGGCCGATGTGGTTATTGGCTATTCCACATACATTAAGCTGGCTAAGCCTTATTTAACAAATCAGACCGTTCTTTCCTCAGGGATGAAGAAAGAGACGGACCGGGCCCGGGTGGCGGTGGAGGAAGCGCTGGCGGGCAAACGGGTGGCGGTTATCTCCAGCGGCGACCCCGGTGTGTACGGTATGGCTAGCCCCATTCTGGAAATAGCGCCACCGGAATTGGAAGTGGACGTTATTCCCGGGGTCACCGCGGCCACCGCCACTGCGGCGGTGTTGGGTGCGCCGCTGACCCACGACTTTGCGGTGATTAGCCTCTCTGATTTACTCACACCGTGGGAGACTATTTTAAGGCGCCTGGACGCAGCAGCGGCGGCGGACTTTGTTATAGTGCTCTATAACCCGCGCAGCCACGGCCGGGACCAGCATCTGGAGGTGGCCCGTAATGTGGTACTAAAACACCGGGCAAAAGAGACACCGCTGGGTCTGGTGAAGGACTGCTGCCGGGCAGGGGAAGCCAAACAGGTTACCACTCTTGGAGACATGAATATTGAGGATGTGGATATGACCACCACGGTAATCATCGGCAACAGCCAGACTAAGGTGCTAAACGGCCGGATGATAACACCGCGGGGGTATGTAATATGA
- the cobK gene encoding precorrin-6A reductase produces the protein MDATHPYAEGASKEAQQAAKEADIAYLRYERPGADIPAGDGVYYAPDFAAAATISARLGKKIFLTIGTRHLHEFITALPPEKEVVARILPDEGGIEHCRKLGLSPAQIVALQGPVTKELNAALFAQYGAQVVVSKDSGRTGGTPEKVAAAREKKIPIVLVRRPAGPGGLGSPAEVIAAVRKLLS, from the coding sequence GTGGATGCCACCCACCCTTATGCCGAGGGAGCCTCAAAAGAAGCGCAGCAGGCTGCCAAAGAGGCGGACATAGCATACCTGCGCTATGAGCGGCCCGGCGCAGACATTCCCGCAGGAGACGGTGTTTATTATGCGCCGGACTTTGCCGCGGCGGCCACCATTTCTGCAAGGCTTGGCAAAAAGATTTTCCTCACCATCGGCACCCGGCATTTGCATGAGTTTATCACAGCCCTTCCACCGGAAAAAGAGGTGGTGGCCCGGATTCTGCCCGATGAGGGCGGTATCGAGCACTGCCGGAAGCTGGGCCTTTCGCCGGCGCAGATTGTGGCGCTGCAGGGCCCGGTTACCAAAGAGTTAAACGCCGCTTTGTTTGCTCAGTATGGCGCGCAGGTGGTGGTATCCAAAGACAGCGGCCGGACCGGGGGCACACCGGAGAAAGTGGCGGCGGCCCGGGAGAAAAAAATTCCCATAGTGCTGGTGCGCCGGCCTGCCGGGCCAGGCGGGTTAGGTTCCCCGGCAGAAGTGATTGCCGCGGTACGTAAGCTATTATCCTAA
- a CDS encoding cobyric acid synthase, with product MTAVLMVQGTSSDAGKSILCAALCRYFAQEGFSVAPFKAQNMALNAMAVDGGEIGWAQVMQAEAAGAEPEVAMNPVLLKPVSDTHSQVVVNGISTGNMSAAHYQEHKKVLFPEVLSALNTLRRKFDVVVMEGAGSPAEVNLREHDIVNMRLAEAADAPVLLISDIDRGGMFAYVAGTLALLNESERARVDGVIVNRFRGIKERLQPGLDMLTERIHKPVIGVIPYLDRLSLPAEDSLALGGIQPPGGELDVAVIQLPRIANFTDYHVLATENGVRLRYVQTPQQLGSPHLVILPGSKNTLADLRWLKSCGLAKAVAAAVNGGSSLVGICGGYQMLGRRVVDLQSADGTGGSEEGLGLLPVETEFLPQKTTVRVKGETIEHGEELCGYEIHMGQTTRGETEPFARLTSEKGQSYEDGAVSADKRVFGTYLHGLFDAATFRHGFLNRLRKAHGLKPQEGDTLSARQKREQSYQLLAQAVREHLDCDLLKELVQRQF from the coding sequence ATGACAGCGGTGCTGATGGTGCAGGGAACGTCCTCCGATGCCGGGAAAAGCATTCTTTGTGCGGCGCTGTGCCGCTATTTTGCCCAGGAAGGATTTAGTGTGGCGCCGTTTAAAGCGCAGAATATGGCCCTTAATGCCATGGCGGTAGACGGCGGTGAAATCGGCTGGGCCCAGGTCATGCAGGCCGAAGCGGCAGGAGCGGAACCGGAGGTGGCCATGAATCCGGTACTGTTAAAGCCGGTGAGTGACACCCACTCTCAGGTGGTGGTAAACGGCATCTCCACCGGCAATATGTCGGCGGCCCACTATCAGGAACATAAAAAAGTTTTGTTTCCTGAGGTTCTCAGTGCCCTGAATACCCTGCGCAGGAAGTTTGACGTGGTGGTGATGGAAGGGGCGGGAAGCCCGGCGGAGGTTAACCTGCGGGAGCATGATATTGTCAATATGCGCCTGGCGGAAGCGGCGGATGCCCCGGTGCTGTTAATCAGCGATATTGACCGGGGCGGCATGTTTGCCTATGTGGCGGGAACGCTGGCGCTTTTAAATGAAAGTGAGCGAGCCCGGGTGGATGGCGTGATTGTTAACCGCTTCCGCGGTATTAAGGAGCGGTTGCAGCCGGGGCTGGATATGTTAACAGAGCGGATACACAAACCGGTAATAGGGGTAATTCCCTATCTGGACCGTTTGTCGCTGCCGGCGGAAGACTCCCTGGCTTTGGGAGGAATACAACCGCCCGGGGGAGAGCTGGATGTGGCGGTGATTCAGCTGCCGCGCATTGCTAATTTTACCGATTACCACGTCCTGGCAACAGAAAACGGAGTGCGTCTCCGTTATGTGCAAACCCCGCAGCAGTTGGGAAGTCCTCACCTGGTTATTTTGCCGGGAAGTAAAAATACGCTGGCTGATTTGCGGTGGCTAAAAAGCTGCGGCCTGGCAAAAGCGGTGGCAGCAGCAGTGAACGGCGGCTCGTCTCTGGTGGGCATTTGCGGCGGCTACCAGATGCTTGGCCGCCGGGTTGTGGATTTGCAATCGGCAGACGGCACCGGCGGCAGCGAGGAAGGCCTTGGCCTTTTGCCGGTGGAAACAGAATTTTTGCCGCAAAAGACCACGGTCCGGGTAAAAGGAGAAACCATTGAGCACGGTGAGGAGCTATGTGGGTATGAAATCCATATGGGACAAACCACCCGTGGTGAAACAGAGCCTTTTGCCCGCCTTACCTCAGAAAAGGGACAAAGCTACGAGGACGGAGCCGTAAGCGCCGACAAAAGAGTGTTTGGCACCTACCTGCACGGCCTCTTTGACGCCGCAACGTTTCGCCATGGTTTTTTAAACCGCCTGCGCAAGGCCCATGGTTTAAAACCTCAGGAAGGCGATACTCTCTCGGCCCGGCAGAAACGGGAACAGTCGTACCAACTGCTGGCCCAGGCTGTGCGGGAGCATCTGGACTGTGATTTATTAAAAGAATTGGTGCAGCGGCAATTTTAA
- a CDS encoding sirohydrochlorin chelatase translates to MKKAVLLVGHGSRRAEANEALVYLADLLKKKRPETEMSYGYLQFAQPDLPAALEALDKKGIEEVAVVPVFLYEGIHIREDIPEVLAEEQKKRPHMRLVQAPVLGIDERMADIVLDRVDQGLRG, encoded by the coding sequence ATGAAAAAAGCAGTTCTTTTGGTTGGACACGGCAGCCGCAGGGCGGAGGCCAATGAGGCGCTGGTTTATCTTGCGGACCTGTTGAAGAAAAAACGTCCGGAAACTGAGATGTCTTACGGTTATTTGCAGTTTGCCCAGCCCGATTTGCCCGCGGCACTGGAAGCGCTGGACAAAAAGGGGATTGAGGAAGTGGCGGTTGTTCCCGTCTTTTTATATGAAGGAATCCATATCCGCGAAGATATTCCGGAGGTGCTGGCCGAAGAGCAGAAAAAACGGCCCCACATGCGTCTGGTGCAGGCGCCGGTATTGGGGATTGATGAGCGGATGGCAGATATCGTCCTGGACCGGGTGGACCAGGGTTTGCGGGGTTAA